A genome region from Chiroxiphia lanceolata isolate bChiLan1 chromosome 5, bChiLan1.pri, whole genome shotgun sequence includes the following:
- the LRRC10 gene encoding leucine-rich repeat-containing protein 10 produces MGNSLKAIVAFVPSKKCQKYLLEDLEEMPVDKMVDLSGRQLRRLPLHICSFRELVKLYLSDNNLNHLPPELEQLQNLQILALDFNNFKALPLVVCTLKQLCILYLGNNKLCSLPLELRLLQNLKTLWIESNCLQYLPEVVCELSLLKTLHAGSNALRALPPQLQCLQELRTIWLSGNLLSEFPPVLLNMPFLEVIDVDRNSIRFFPSLAHLPGLKLVIYDHNPCRNAPKVAKGVRRVGRWSEETPEPRKRSGAVIDITLDEKPLLPPAAKTKPEAEPC; encoded by the coding sequence ATGGGCAACAGTCTGAAAGCCATAGTTGCTTTTGTGCCCTCCAAGAAGTGCCAGAAGTACCTCCTAGAAGACCTAGAAGAGATGCCAGTGGATAAAATGGTGGATCTGAGTGGCAGGCAGCTGAGGCGGCTGCCTCTGCACATTTGCTCTTTTCGGGAACTGGTTAAGCTGTACCTGAGCGACAACAACCTGAACCATCTGCCCCCcgagctggagcagctgcaaaACCTGCAGATATTGGCACTGGACTTCAACAACTTCAAAGCGCTGCCCCTAGTTGTGTGCACACTGAAGCAGCTGTGCATTCTCTACCTGGGCAACAACAAGCTCTGCAGCCTGCCCCTTGAGCTGCGGCTCCTGCAGAACCTCAAGACCCTCTGGATCGAGTCCAACTGCCTGCAGTACCTGCCCGAGGTGGTGTGTGAGCTCAGCCTGCTGAAGACCCTGCACGCCGGCTCCAACGCACTGCGCGcactccctccccagctgcagtgcctgcaggAGCTGCGCACCATCTGGCTGTCAGGCAACCTGCTCTCTGAGTTTCCTCCCGTGCTCCTGAACATGCCATTTCTGGAGGTCATCGACGTGGACCGCAATTCCATCCGGTTCTTCCCCAGCCTAGCTCACCTCCCTGGCCTGAAGCTGGTGATCTATGACCACAACCCCTGCAGGAATGCCCCCAAAGTGGCCAAAGGAGTGCGCAGGGTGGGGAGGTGGTCAGAGGAGACTCCTGAGCCCCGCAAGCGGTCCGGGGCAGTGATAGATATCACGCTTGATGAGAAACCCTTGCTACCTCCTGCCGCGAAGACCAAGCCAGAAGCCGAGCCCTGCTGA